A stretch of the Butyricicoccus intestinisimiae genome encodes the following:
- a CDS encoding succinate dehydrogenase/fumarate reductase iron-sulfur subunit — protein MTYEIQIRRQNSAQDAVYWQTFCCESDGNASVADALRALNARTPLLDAAGTPAQPIGWECSCLVRKCGACAMRINGVPRLACSVFLRDIKSGRLLLEPLRKFPLVRDLIVDRRVMFDRLKEMQVWLDGEADKHPRTHAARYQSARCLQCGCCLEICPNFCAEQPFGGAAAAVNAFRVLDQETNAAHKRELMQQYRASYYEGCGKSLACQDICPAGIPVEELLVRSNAAAVWRR, from the coding sequence ATGACGTATGAAATTCAAATCAGACGGCAGAACAGCGCACAGGACGCGGTGTACTGGCAGACATTTTGCTGTGAGAGCGACGGCAATGCCTCGGTTGCGGATGCCCTGCGCGCGCTGAATGCGCGGACGCCGCTGCTGGATGCAGCAGGGACACCGGCGCAGCCGATTGGCTGGGAATGCAGCTGTCTGGTGCGCAAATGCGGTGCCTGCGCGATGCGCATCAACGGGGTGCCGCGTCTGGCGTGTTCCGTGTTTTTGCGCGACATCAAAAGCGGCAGGCTGCTGCTTGAACCGCTGCGCAAATTCCCGCTTGTGCGCGACTTGATTGTGGATCGGCGCGTGATGTTTGACCGGCTCAAAGAGATGCAGGTGTGGCTGGACGGCGAGGCGGATAAGCATCCGCGCACGCACGCCGCGCGGTATCAGTCGGCGCGGTGCTTGCAGTGCGGCTGCTGCTTGGAGATTTGCCCGAACTTTTGTGCCGAGCAGCCGTTCGGCGGGGCGGCAGCGGCGGTAAATGCGTTTCGTGTGCTGGATCAGGAAACAAATGCGGCGCATAAGCGGGAGCTGATGCAACAGTATCGCGCGAGCTATTATGAGGGCTGCGGCAAGTCGCTGGCGTGTCAGGATATTTGTCCGGCAGGCATTCCGGTAGAGGAGCTGCTGGTGCGCTCGAATGCCGCGGCGGTTTGGAGACGATAA
- a CDS encoding FAD-binding protein → MKKTLLIVGAGLAGLSAAWTAAEQGQQAILVSAQPSERAQSVMAEGGINAALDTKGEGDTPQQHEADTLRAACGLANPQAVHGLTQAAPSLVRQLDALGVQFNRTEQNDIDVRAFGGQKNKRTAFAQSDTGKQLVTAMIDAVRRWEVKKSVARLDHHVFETLLLDGNTCGGCVVRDTYTGEHMPIQVDAVIMACGGMHGLFGDTTGSLANTGEAVAELFRLGVPLANAEMIQYHPTTAKRGGRRLLISEAARGEGGRLYALRDGKPWYFMEERYPELGNLMPRDVTAREIWRVRQQMLVYLDMTQLSGEVFAHRLSGLREDCITYLGLDPKKQPIPVEPGIHYFMGGLRVDAQHRTSVRNLYAAGECCAQYHGANRLGGNSLLGAIYGGKIAAQTALAEADGSAHTCQITQAGTQTPLQEQQVLHRALLDGLGVVRTQESMERALHTVQSLSGNLALLGQAVLRSALARRESRGAQFRADYPETEHKYCAAAVAHYQQGNLSITWGDVTI, encoded by the coding sequence ATGAAAAAGACATTGTTGATTGTTGGCGCGGGGCTTGCCGGGCTGTCTGCGGCTTGGACGGCGGCGGAGCAGGGACAGCAGGCGATTTTGGTGTCTGCGCAGCCGTCGGAACGGGCGCAGTCGGTCATGGCGGAGGGCGGCATCAATGCGGCGCTGGACACCAAGGGAGAAGGCGACACGCCGCAGCAGCATGAGGCGGATACCCTGCGCGCTGCGTGCGGTTTGGCAAATCCGCAGGCGGTGCATGGACTGACGCAGGCGGCGCCGTCGCTCGTCCGGCAGCTGGATGCGCTCGGCGTGCAGTTTAACCGCACCGAACAGAATGACATAGACGTGCGCGCGTTTGGCGGACAGAAAAACAAGCGCACGGCATTTGCACAGAGCGATACCGGCAAACAACTGGTTACCGCGATGATTGACGCGGTGCGCCGCTGGGAAGTCAAAAAAAGCGTTGCGCGGCTGGATCACCATGTCTTTGAAACCCTGCTGCTGGATGGAAACACCTGCGGCGGCTGCGTGGTGCGCGATACCTATACCGGCGAACACATGCCGATTCAGGTGGATGCCGTCATCATGGCGTGCGGCGGCATGCACGGATTGTTTGGCGATACGACGGGTTCTCTTGCCAATACCGGCGAGGCGGTCGCGGAGTTGTTTCGATTGGGCGTACCGCTTGCCAACGCCGAGATGATACAGTATCATCCGACGACGGCGAAGCGCGGCGGCAGACGGCTGCTCATCAGTGAGGCGGCGCGCGGCGAGGGCGGCAGATTATACGCGCTGCGCGACGGAAAACCGTGGTATTTTATGGAAGAACGCTATCCGGAGCTGGGCAATCTGATGCCGCGCGATGTGACTGCGCGGGAAATTTGGCGCGTGCGGCAGCAGATGCTGGTTTATTTGGATATGACGCAACTGTCCGGCGAGGTGTTTGCACACAGACTGTCCGGTCTGCGCGAGGATTGCATCACGTATTTGGGATTGGATCCGAAAAAACAGCCGATTCCGGTCGAGCCAGGCATTCATTATTTTATGGGCGGCTTGCGCGTCGATGCACAGCACCGCACGAGCGTGCGCAATTTGTATGCGGCGGGAGAGTGCTGTGCGCAGTATCACGGAGCCAATCGCTTGGGCGGCAATTCACTGCTCGGCGCGATTTACGGCGGAAAAATTGCCGCCCAGACGGCGCTGGCAGAGGCGGACGGCAGTGCGCATACCTGTCAAATCACACAGGCAGGAACACAGACGCCGCTGCAGGAACAGCAGGTTCTGCACCGTGCGCTGCTGGATGGGCTGGGTGTTGTGCGCACGCAGGAGAGCATGGAACGAGCCCTGCACACGGTACAATCGCTGTCCGGCAATCTGGCGCTGCTGGGACAGGCGGTTCTGCGCAGTGCACTTGCACGCAGAGAGAGCCGCGGGGCACAGTTCCGCGCGGATTATCCCGAGACAGAACACAAATACTGTGCGGCGGCGGTGGCGCACTATCAGCAGGGAAATCTTTCTATCACGTGGGGTGATGTGACGATATGA
- a CDS encoding pilus assembly protein PilX, translating to MRKLNTIVSVLLIVVFLLHGVLSSFMLLGVGQTGGKMLAHIGMLLLFLHLCIGVRLTIQTVRTKQGFAYSKQNALFWTRRASGLAILILVFFHMGAFGSVEDGLYILTPFTTVKLLTQLLLIAALFVHIFVNVRPLLVSLGVITYKERRGDLFLMLSILLLFMAGSVVVYYIRWHV from the coding sequence GTGAGAAAGCTCAATACGATTGTGTCGGTCTTGCTGATAGTCGTGTTTTTGCTGCATGGCGTGCTGAGTAGCTTTATGCTACTGGGCGTGGGCCAGACCGGCGGAAAGATGCTCGCGCATATCGGCATGCTGCTGCTTTTTCTGCATCTGTGCATCGGGGTTCGTCTGACGATTCAGACGGTTCGGACCAAACAGGGCTTCGCGTACAGCAAACAAAACGCGCTGTTCTGGACGCGCAGAGCCAGCGGCTTGGCGATTTTGATTCTTGTTTTCTTTCACATGGGCGCGTTTGGCAGCGTGGAGGACGGACTGTATATTCTGACGCCGTTTACAACCGTGAAGCTGCTCACGCAGCTGCTGCTGATTGCGGCGCTGTTTGTACATATCTTCGTCAATGTGCGTCCGCTGCTGGTTTCTCTGGGCGTCATTACATATAAAGAGCGGCGCGGCGATTTGTTTTTGATGTTATCCATCCTGCTGTTGTTTATGGCGGGATCTGTCGTAGTGTACTATATTAGGTGGCATGTATGA